The following are encoded together in the Blautia obeum ATCC 29174 genome:
- a CDS encoding AAA family ATPase: protein MPVFDFSNSKTEKKDPECTYTTFQSNEKVPSPEKPILIIDNKSRQWKHHSCGVFSNPNQKSSFEFKEQDGVFPADILKIDARFVSLVKWLGENHISVRLSGQNTEDGYAIYKIRETAFGGAGKLSAEDGFLQFMIERLLASNAPTELPDGDEEDEDGDDMKLTSIQSITDFMTCAGRTMPDNIRLWARRNLAVAKSHEVSQEERRHAQRALSIMMNIQWKNNYFESIDPVEARRILDEELYGMEKVKQRIIETIIQINRTHTLPAYGLLLVGPAGTGKSQIAYAVARILKLPWTTLDMSSINDPEQLTGSSRVYANAKPGIIMEAFSMAGESNLVFIINELDKATNGKGNGNPADVLLTLLDNLGFTDNYMECMVPTGGVYPIATANDKAQISAPLMSRFAVIELPDYTAEEKKVIFSKFALPKVLKRMSLKEEECVVAPDGLDAVIDQFADTTGIRDLEQAAEHIAANALYQIEVNHVSSVIFDADMVKKLFE from the coding sequence ATGCCAGTATTTGATTTCAGCAACAGCAAAACAGAAAAGAAAGATCCGGAATGTACTTATACGACGTTCCAGTCGAATGAAAAAGTACCGTCACCGGAGAAACCGATCCTGATCATTGATAATAAAAGTCGTCAGTGGAAGCATCATTCCTGTGGTGTCTTTTCCAATCCAAACCAGAAATCTTCTTTTGAATTTAAAGAACAGGACGGTGTTTTCCCGGCAGATATTCTCAAAATTGATGCACGTTTTGTGAGCCTCGTAAAATGGCTGGGCGAAAACCATATTAGTGTACGATTATCTGGACAGAATACAGAAGATGGATATGCAATCTATAAGATTCGTGAAACTGCGTTTGGAGGAGCCGGAAAACTTTCAGCAGAAGATGGATTCCTGCAGTTTATGATCGAACGTCTTCTGGCAAGTAATGCACCGACAGAGCTTCCGGATGGAGATGAGGAAGATGAGGACGGCGATGATATGAAGCTGACCAGCATTCAGAGCATCACGGATTTTATGACCTGTGCAGGAAGGACCATGCCGGATAATATCCGTCTCTGGGCAAGAAGAAACCTTGCTGTTGCGAAATCTCATGAGGTATCGCAGGAAGAACGCAGACATGCACAGAGAGCACTGTCCATTATGATGAATATTCAGTGGAAAAATAACTATTTTGAATCCATTGATCCAGTAGAGGCGCGCCGTATTCTGGATGAAGAACTCTATGGAATGGAAAAAGTAAAACAGAGAATCATTGAGACGATCATTCAGATTAACCGTACGCATACACTTCCGGCATACGGGCTGCTTCTGGTTGGTCCGGCAGGAACCGGCAAATCCCAGATTGCTTATGCAGTTGCACGTATCCTGAAACTTCCGTGGACAACATTGGATATGAGTTCCATTAATGATCCGGAGCAGCTTACCGGAAGTTCCCGTGTCTATGCCAATGCAAAGCCTGGAATCATTATGGAAGCATTTTCCATGGCAGGCGAGTCCAATCTTGTATTTATTATCAATGAGCTGGATAAGGCAACCAATGGCAAGGGAAATGGTAATCCGGCGGATGTACTTCTGACACTCCTTGATAACCTTGGATTTACAGATAACTATATGGAATGTATGGTTCCGACTGGCGGTGTTTATCCGATTGCGACAGCCAACGACAAAGCACAGATCAGTGCTCCGTTAATGTCCCGCTTTGCGGTCATTGAACTTCCGGATTACACAGCAGAAGAAAAGAAAGTTATTTTCTCCAAATTTGCACTTCCGAAAGTATTAAAACGCATGAGTCTCAAAGAAGAAGAGTGCGTAGTGGCTCCGGATGGACTTGATGCAGTGATCGATCAGTTTGCTGATACGACCGGTATCCGTGATCTGGAACAGGCGGCAGAACACATTGCTGCAAATGCTCTGTATCAGATTGAAGTAAATCATGTATCTTCTGTGATTTTTGACGCGGATATGGTGAAGAAGTTATTTGAATAA
- a CDS encoding nucleoside hydrolase, translating into MRKIIIDCDPGIDDALAIMLAANSPELDILAITTVSGNVPSDMGAANARKVLKQLGRMDIPIYIGEEVPLREEYIDARDTHGMDGLGESFFPEVEGEYEKKNAVDFLAELLEREKISIIALGPMTNLAKVFSRKPELIANVEEMVSMGGSFKSHGNCSPVAEYNYWCDPDAAAVVYDLFAKAGSKIHMIGLDVTREIVLTPNRLEYMCRLDPEMGEFIRKITGFYMDFHWEQEGIIGCVINDPLAVAYFIDRSMCDGFDSFTVVATDGVCRGQTVVDSMNFWKKEPNSRILTETDSERFFAFFMERVLRKNDGSRWKKDEFKLLHEL; encoded by the coding sequence ATGCGTAAAATTATTATAGACTGTGATCCGGGAATTGACGATGCACTTGCGATCATGCTTGCTGCAAATTCTCCGGAACTTGATATTCTGGCAATCACAACAGTATCAGGTAATGTGCCATCTGATATGGGGGCGGCTAATGCACGAAAGGTTCTGAAGCAGCTTGGCAGAATGGATATTCCAATCTATATTGGAGAAGAAGTTCCGCTCCGGGAAGAATATATTGATGCGAGGGATACCCATGGGATGGATGGACTTGGAGAAAGCTTTTTTCCGGAAGTGGAAGGTGAATATGAGAAGAAGAATGCAGTTGATTTTCTGGCAGAACTTCTGGAGAGAGAAAAAATATCCATTATCGCACTTGGCCCGATGACGAATCTAGCAAAAGTATTTTCGAGAAAGCCGGAACTGATCGCTAATGTAGAAGAGATGGTATCCATGGGAGGAAGTTTCAAGAGTCATGGAAATTGTTCGCCGGTAGCTGAGTATAATTACTGGTGTGATCCGGATGCAGCTGCCGTTGTGTATGATCTTTTTGCAAAGGCAGGAAGCAAGATTCATATGATTGGACTGGATGTAACGCGTGAAATTGTCCTGACACCGAACAGGCTGGAATATATGTGCCGCCTGGATCCGGAGATGGGAGAATTTATTCGTAAGATCACAGGATTTTATATGGATTTTCACTGGGAACAGGAGGGGATTATTGGTTGCGTGATCAATGATCCACTGGCAGTGGCATATTTTATTGACCGATCCATGTGCGATGGATTTGATAGCTTTACAGTCGTTGCAACTGACGGAGTTTGTCGTGGTCAGACTGTTGTAGATTCTATGAACTTCTGGAAAAAAGAACCGAATAGCAGGATTCTTACAGAAACAGATTCTGAAAGATTTTTTGCATTCTTTATGGAACGTGTACTCAGAAAAAATGATGGAAGCAGATGGAAGAAGGATGAATTTAAACTTCTGCATGAGCTGTAG
- a CDS encoding ECF transporter S component, with the protein MKITMKRNKKDYSENKINVYQICLVALAVGINIVGGQIALFMKLPVYLDSIGTILTGAVLGPWFGMLPNLISGIFMGMTVDIYSLYFAPVGMITGIMSGLVFRKLSVKKVKVLFAAVLITVPGTIVSSVINAVLFGGVTSSGSSILVQLLSRTPLGLTGSIFAVQFLTDYLDRCISVFAVSVFVTMLGGELRQRLTGNVHNRAI; encoded by the coding sequence ATGAAGATAACAATGAAAAGAAACAAAAAAGATTATTCAGAAAACAAGATCAATGTTTACCAGATCTGTCTGGTGGCACTGGCAGTAGGAATCAATATTGTCGGGGGACAGATTGCACTCTTTATGAAACTGCCGGTTTATCTGGACAGCATTGGAACTATTCTGACAGGTGCAGTTCTGGGACCGTGGTTTGGTATGCTGCCGAACCTGATCAGTGGAATTTTTATGGGTATGACAGTGGATATCTATTCGTTATATTTTGCACCTGTGGGTATGATCACAGGTATCATGAGTGGACTTGTTTTTCGTAAGTTATCCGTAAAGAAAGTAAAAGTGCTGTTTGCTGCAGTACTGATCACTGTACCGGGAACGATTGTAAGTTCTGTGATCAATGCAGTATTATTTGGAGGTGTGACCTCATCAGGATCTTCGATTCTGGTCCAGCTTCTTTCCAGAACACCGCTTGGACTGACCGGAAGTATCTTTGCAGTACAGTTTCTGACGGATTATCTGGACAGATGCATTTCTGTATTTGCGGTAAGTGTATTTGTGACGATGCTCGGTGGAGAATTGCGACAGAGACTGACGGGGAATGTGCATAACAGAGCAATATAA
- a CDS encoding alpha-amylase family glycosyl hydrolase, with product MSWYNEAIFYHIYPLGLTGAPKQNEYTEPVHRLNTLLPWIDHIKEIGCTALYIGPLFESVGHGYETTDYKKLDSRLGTNEDLTAFVKACHDKKIKVIFDGVFNHTGRDFFAFKDIQQNRENSRYLNWYCNVNFWGNNEYNDGFSYDNWGGYNLLVKLNQRNPEVQDYICDVIRYWVSEFDVDGIRLDAADVLDFDFMRALRRTAEEVKPDFWLMGEVIHGDYSRWVNGETLHSVTNYALHKALYSGHNDHNYFEIAHTVKYLQNMGNLDLYNFVDNHDVERIYTKLSNKAHFTPVHILLYTLPGVPSIYYGSEFGIEGRKERSSDDSLRPALNLEDYESALSDNPCTALIAALGKIRQNTPALSYGSYTELQLTNRQFAFARDLDSVRVIVTVNNDDNDAWMNLPAGNAVEYIGTLTGQKVSVEGGHINVRVGANSGEIWVPSEETSVPETFSENKDSIVEETPVTQEEVKNEGSAETKTASASSVPEAASTKEDTDRTPASTEKEPVNFDPNKAPEDMSIEELQAGILAKMANNGPVTDQMKKTVYDNIWHDSLVNWLKSFC from the coding sequence ATGAGTTGGTATAACGAAGCTATTTTTTATCACATTTATCCACTTGGCCTTACCGGTGCTCCCAAACAGAATGAGTACACAGAACCGGTACATCGCCTGAACACTCTTCTTCCATGGATCGACCATATCAAAGAAATCGGATGCACAGCCCTGTATATCGGACCGCTCTTCGAAAGTGTCGGCCATGGCTATGAGACAACAGATTACAAGAAACTGGACTCCCGTCTTGGAACAAACGAAGATCTGACTGCTTTTGTAAAAGCCTGTCATGACAAAAAAATCAAAGTAATTTTTGATGGTGTATTCAATCATACCGGACGCGATTTCTTTGCATTCAAAGATATTCAGCAGAATCGTGAAAATTCCAGATATCTGAACTGGTATTGTAATGTAAATTTCTGGGGAAACAATGAATACAACGATGGATTTTCCTATGATAACTGGGGTGGATACAATCTGCTTGTCAAATTAAACCAGAGAAATCCAGAAGTTCAGGATTATATCTGTGATGTGATCCGTTACTGGGTTTCTGAGTTTGATGTAGATGGAATCCGCCTGGATGCTGCCGATGTACTGGATTTTGATTTCATGCGTGCGCTCCGCCGTACTGCTGAAGAAGTCAAACCGGATTTCTGGCTGATGGGCGAAGTAATTCATGGAGATTACAGTCGCTGGGTAAATGGAGAGACTCTGCACAGTGTTACAAACTATGCTCTGCACAAAGCACTTTATAGCGGACATAATGATCACAACTATTTCGAGATCGCCCATACGGTAAAATATCTCCAGAATATGGGAAATCTGGATCTTTATAATTTCGTTGATAACCACGATGTAGAAAGAATCTATACAAAGCTATCCAATAAGGCGCACTTTACTCCGGTTCATATTCTGCTCTATACCCTTCCGGGCGTTCCAAGTATTTATTATGGTTCTGAGTTTGGGATCGAAGGACGTAAAGAACGCTCTTCCGATGACAGTCTGAGACCAGCACTTAATCTTGAAGATTACGAATCTGCCCTCAGTGATAATCCTTGCACTGCTCTCATTGCAGCTCTTGGTAAGATCAGACAGAATACACCTGCTCTGAGCTATGGAAGCTACACAGAACTGCAGCTTACCAATCGTCAGTTTGCATTTGCACGTGATCTGGACAGCGTGCGTGTGATTGTGACTGTCAACAATGACGACAACGATGCCTGGATGAATCTTCCTGCCGGAAATGCTGTTGAATATATTGGCACACTGACCGGGCAGAAAGTTTCTGTAGAAGGTGGACACATCAATGTACGCGTGGGTGCAAACAGTGGCGAAATCTGGGTACCATCAGAAGAAACATCTGTTCCTGAAACATTTTCTGAAAACAAGGACTCTATCGTTGAAGAAACACCTGTTACTCAGGAAGAAGTCAAAAACGAAGGCTCTGCAGAAACCAAAACAGCCTCAGCTTCCTCTGTACCGGAAGCTGCAAGTACAAAAGAAGACACCGATAGAACTCCTGCCTCTACTGAAAAGGAGCCTGTCAATTTCGATCCGAACAAAGCTCCGGAAGACATGTCCATCGAAGAGCTCCAGGCTGGCATCCTCGCAAAGATGGCAAACAACGGTCCCGTCACCGATCAGATGAAGAAAACAGTTTACGACAATATATGGCACGATTCTCTGGTCAACTGGCTCAAGAGCTTCTGCTGA
- the pckA gene encoding phosphoenolpyruvate carboxykinase (ATP), which produces MAKIDLTKYGITGTTEIVYNPSYEVLFEEETKAGLEGFEVGQETELGAVNVMTGIYTGRSPKDKFIVMDENSKDTVWWTSDEYKNDNHPATQEAWDACKEIAKKELSNKKLFVVDAFCGANADTRMAIRFIVEVAWQAHFVTNMFIQPTAEELETFEPDFVVYNASKAKVENYKELGLNSETAVMFNITSKEQVIINTWYGGEMKKGMFSMMNYFLPLKGIAAMHCSANTDLNGENTAIFFGLSGTGKTTLSTDPKRLLIGDDEHGWDDNGVFNFEGGCYAKVINLDKESEPDIYNAIKRNALLENVTVDANGKIDFADKSVTENTRVSYPIDHIEKIVRPISSAPAAKNVIFLSADAFGVLPPVSILTEAQTQYYFLSGFTAKLAGTERGITEPTPTFSACFGQAFLELHPTKYAEELVKKMEKSGAKAYLVNTGWNGTGKRISIKDTRGIIDAILNGDINNAPTKTIPYFNFEVPTELTGVDTGILDPRDTYADAAQWEEKAKDLAARFIKNFAKYEGNAAGKALVAAGPQL; this is translated from the coding sequence ATGGCAAAAATCGATTTAACTAAGTATGGCATCACAGGAACAACTGAAATTGTGTACAATCCTTCTTACGAAGTATTATTCGAGGAAGAGACTAAAGCAGGTCTTGAAGGATTTGAAGTAGGCCAGGAGACAGAACTTGGCGCTGTTAACGTTATGACAGGTATCTACACAGGACGTTCTCCTAAAGATAAATTCATCGTTATGGATGAGAACTCCAAAGATACAGTTTGGTGGACTTCTGATGAATACAAGAATGACAACCATCCTGCAACACAGGAAGCTTGGGATGCTTGTAAAGAAATTGCAAAAAAAGAACTTTCCAATAAGAAACTTTTCGTAGTTGACGCATTCTGCGGTGCTAATGCTGATACTCGTATGGCTATCCGTTTCATCGTTGAAGTTGCTTGGCAGGCACATTTTGTTACAAACATGTTCATCCAGCCAACAGCTGAAGAGCTTGAAACATTTGAGCCAGATTTCGTTGTATACAATGCTTCTAAAGCAAAAGTTGAAAACTACAAAGAACTTGGTCTGAACTCTGAGACAGCTGTAATGTTCAACATTACATCCAAAGAACAGGTTATCATTAACACATGGTACGGTGGAGAAATGAAGAAAGGTATGTTCTCTATGATGAACTACTTCCTGCCACTGAAAGGTATCGCAGCTATGCACTGCTCCGCTAACACAGACCTCAACGGAGAAAACACAGCAATCTTCTTCGGACTTTCCGGAACAGGTAAAACAACTCTTTCCACAGACCCGAAACGTCTCCTGATCGGTGATGACGAACACGGCTGGGATGACAACGGCGTATTCAACTTCGAAGGTGGATGCTACGCTAAAGTTATCAACCTTGACAAAGAATCTGAGCCAGACATCTACAATGCAATCAAACGTAACGCTCTTCTTGAGAACGTAACTGTTGATGCAAACGGAAAGATTGATTTCGCTGATAAGAGCGTTACAGAAAACACACGTGTTTCCTACCCGATCGACCACATCGAAAAAATCGTTCGCCCGATTTCTTCTGCACCGGCAGCTAAGAACGTAATCTTCCTGTCCGCAGATGCATTCGGTGTACTTCCGCCAGTATCTATCCTGACAGAAGCTCAGACACAGTACTACTTCCTGTCTGGATTCACAGCAAAACTTGCTGGTACAGAACGTGGAATCACAGAGCCAACACCTACATTCTCTGCTTGCTTCGGCCAGGCATTCCTGGAACTGCATCCTACAAAATATGCAGAAGAGCTTGTTAAGAAAATGGAAAAGAGCGGAGCAAAAGCTTACCTCGTTAACACAGGATGGAACGGAACTGGAAAACGTATCTCCATCAAAGATACCCGTGGAATCATTGATGCTATCCTGAACGGAGATATCAACAACGCTCCTACAAAGACAATTCCTTACTTCAACTTCGAAGTTCCTACAGAACTGACAGGTGTTGATACAGGAATCCTTGATCCACGTGACACATATGCAGACGCTGCTCAGTGGGAAGAAAAAGCTAAAGATCTTGCTGCAAGATTCATCAAGAACTTCGCTAAATACGAAGGAAATGCTGCTGGTAAAGCACTTGTTGCTGCTGGTCCTCAGTTATAA